GCGCTCCCGGGCTGGAAGGTCGTCGCGTTTAGGCAGCCTGGCGATCCTAGTCTCGAGGTCGAGATCAGAGGGGTGCGGCTCGGCGCGGCCGACCTCTGGTTTAGTTCGGAAGCGGACGGTCAAAAGACGGGATTGTCGCTGTATGTCCGCGGTCTCACTGAGTCCAATCGACAAGAACTGATGCGTCTTGGATTCATCCTCCTTGATAACGCACTCGGCGAGTTCCTCGTCGAAACGGCTGTCGGCTTTATCGACTGGCAACCACTTCCGAGCGACCCTGGGCCGCCCCTCCGTCCATTTCCAGAAATCCAGGCGGCCGTGCGAGCCGTTGTTCACTGAGAGTGCCGGGTGGCGCCGCCTAACACGTCGTATCTGGACTCCTCCCGCAAGTACCTATGCACGAGGCGATGACGTTGGGCAGGACTGCAGTCGTATCTTCGGCCTCTGAGGGGAGCGTGTGGGGCTCCGGGCCAGGATGAAATCCGCGCGCGGGGAGCCAGTCGCTCGCACCGGCCCCGCAGGCCAGAGTGGTTATCGGCTCACTCCCCGCGTCGGTCTCTCCCGAATCGTCATCGATGTCGTGCGCTGCGCAGCTTGCGGCGGGTGGATTGTGTCAGGCAGCCATCGGTCTCACCTCGAAGTGGGCGTCTCGCGTGGCCACTGCCCAGGCGTATCGCGCGAGTCGATTGGCCAAGGCAACCGCGGCCTTGTTGTGCCCCAGGCGAGCGGAGGTGGCGAGGGCCCAGGCGCGGACCGCGTCCGGCTCGCGCTGCTGGTGGGCCGCGGCAAGCACGGCTCGCGCGCCGTGGATCAGGAGCATGCGCAGGTAGACGTCGCCGCGCTTGGTGATCGCACCGAGCCGGCGGATGCCGCCCGTCGACCGCTCGCGCGGTGTGAGGCCAAGATAGCTCGCGAAATGTCGGCCGCTCGGGAAACGTCCAAGGTCGCCGACGAAGCCGGCGATGGCGGTCGAAGTGAGCAGACCGATGCCGGGAATCGAGCGCAGTCGTTCGACGAGAGCGCTCTCCTTCGCGAGCGCGTCGAGCCGGAGCTCGACCTCGCGGATTCTGCGCTCCGCCTCACGGATCTCGTGGACGACCTCGAACGCGATCCAGCGCAGGCAGGGTGCGAGCGAGCTCTCCGCATCGCCGGCGAGCTCGAGCGCCGAGGAGACGAAGCCGCTCGCTCCGGTGGGAAGAGCGATGCCCTGCTCGCGCAGGAGGCCGCGGAGGG
This genomic window from Holophagales bacterium contains:
- a CDS encoding IS110 family transposase, which codes for MLPGKEESVSETTIIAVDLAKSVFEVAVSARPGQVRLRRRLSREALLEFFAQQPAAIVLLEACGTAHFWAREIGQLGHQVRLLPAQHVRRYRIGNKTDRADAKALLEAFRNGEIRPVPVKTLAQQELTALHRARSAWHATRTARINTLRGLLREQGIALPTGASGFVSSALELAGDAESSLAPCLRWIAFEVVHEIREAERRIREVELRLDALAKESALVERLRSIPGIGLLTSTAIAGFVGDLGRFPSGRHFASYLGLTPRERSTGGIRRLGAITKRGDVYLRMLLIHGARAVLAAAHQQREPDAVRAWALATSARLGHNKAAVALANRLARYAWAVATRDAHFEVRPMAA